A genomic region of Azoarcus sp. KH32C contains the following coding sequences:
- a CDS encoding GDSL-type esterase/lipase family protein, which produces MSSAIEPGRRLAMILLTATALLAVLELGLQVRSQLRFGQSVFNALRGETRYVEDAQTGLKLLRPNRIFPGRDVEIRSNSLGLRSPEILLTREPGSLRIAVVGASTVMGELAARNEMTFSALLGERLRQHYPDTKVEVINAGIAGYRLADQQRMLERIVLPLKPDLVVVYPGFNDFADYCRDAEPAATAARHGLPLLSLPGWLLSVEAVRRNTGFLRTALPAKKTLRDPAAIEIAPYRRRIEQIVATVRAAGVPLLLATNARAYRPEQPLEEQMRLSEQARYFNACFDLAGLHTLYDRHNAEILETGRRLDVPVLPLHLQIPGGRRYFADSSHFTPDGERLAADAIFGFLVTGGLLGS; this is translated from the coding sequence ATGAGCTCCGCGATCGAACCCGGGCGACGCCTGGCAATGATCCTGCTGACGGCGACTGCGCTGCTTGCCGTGCTCGAACTCGGCCTGCAGGTCCGCTCCCAGCTGCGTTTCGGCCAGAGCGTGTTCAACGCGCTGCGCGGCGAAACGCGCTACGTCGAGGATGCGCAGACCGGCCTCAAGCTGCTGCGCCCCAACCGCATCTTCCCGGGGCGCGACGTCGAGATCCGCAGCAACAGCCTGGGGCTCCGCAGCCCGGAGATCCTGCTCACGCGCGAGCCGGGGAGCCTGCGCATCGCCGTCGTCGGGGCCTCGACAGTGATGGGCGAACTCGCGGCGCGCAACGAGATGACGTTTTCCGCCCTGCTGGGCGAGCGCCTGCGTCAGCACTATCCGGACACCAAGGTCGAGGTCATCAACGCCGGCATCGCCGGCTATCGTCTGGCCGACCAGCAGCGCATGCTCGAGCGGATCGTGCTGCCGCTGAAGCCCGACCTGGTGGTCGTCTATCCCGGCTTCAACGACTTCGCGGATTACTGCCGCGATGCAGAACCTGCGGCGACTGCCGCGCGCCACGGGTTGCCGCTGCTGAGCCTGCCCGGCTGGCTGCTCTCGGTCGAGGCCGTGCGGCGCAACACGGGCTTCCTGCGTACGGCCTTGCCGGCCAAAAAGACCTTGCGCGATCCGGCGGCGATCGAAATTGCGCCCTACCGCCGCCGTATCGAGCAGATCGTCGCGACCGTGCGTGCCGCCGGGGTGCCCTTGCTGCTCGCTACCAACGCGCGCGCCTATCGGCCGGAGCAGCCGCTGGAGGAACAGATGCGGCTGTCGGAACAGGCGCGCTACTTCAATGCCTGCTTCGATCTCGCCGGGCTGCACACCCTCTACGACCGGCACAACGCCGAGATCCTCGAAACGGGCCGTCGCCTCGATGTGCCGGTGTTGCCGCTGCACCTGCAGATCCCGGGCGGGCGGCGTTACTTCGCCGACTCGAGCCACTTCACGCCGGACGGCGAACGCCTCGCCGCCGATGCGATCTTCGGCTTTCTCGTCACCGGCGGCCTGCTCGGTTCCTGA
- a CDS encoding O-antigen ligase, which translates to MLIGGALIVALAVGIALPLYADAMAESYLRLMALPALLVLGFVFLVDRSLLLGLVLLFRAAGDLVFESTKITLGGQSIGFGGLVNAFVILVAVLLVAARPERFPRRIASAWTGFLLVALVGTAIAPDRGDAVRTYLGLLSYFAVFVSAFYFVNGERDFKVCVKLVLLSSLLPAAYALVDVAMNAGGGLHGFRLKSTFSHPNIFAFYLTLVLLVSIYALKSPTIVLTPLRRVALMAYVPFLLGLLLLTQTRSAWVACFAIFALYALLFERRYLVYLLLVPVLALLVPAVRERVLDLGSGNEVVQYAKLNSLAWRLQIWEYGLRWIRPVNVPLGFGLGAFKYFSPTFFPYSGGVNFGAHNIYVQIVFELGVIGLACFAWLFARVFGTLRRMAAADRLGAFVAIALVVEYLIISASDNVLAYLAFNWYVWFVLGAACAVALWRTAEQGGAHTPGDKP; encoded by the coding sequence TTGCCGCTGTACGCCGACGCGATGGCGGAGAGTTACCTGCGGTTGATGGCGCTGCCGGCGCTGCTGGTGCTGGGCTTCGTGTTCCTGGTCGACCGCTCGCTGCTGCTCGGGCTGGTGCTGCTGTTCCGCGCCGCGGGCGATCTCGTGTTCGAGAGCACCAAGATTACGCTCGGCGGGCAGTCGATCGGTTTCGGCGGGCTGGTCAATGCTTTCGTGATCCTCGTCGCGGTGCTGTTGGTCGCCGCGCGGCCGGAGCGCTTTCCGCGCCGCATCGCGTCGGCGTGGACGGGCTTCCTGCTCGTCGCGCTGGTCGGCACGGCGATCGCACCGGACCGCGGTGACGCGGTGCGCACCTACCTGGGCCTGCTGTCGTATTTCGCGGTTTTCGTCAGCGCGTTCTATTTCGTCAACGGCGAGCGGGACTTCAAGGTCTGCGTGAAGCTGGTGCTGCTGTCGTCGTTGCTGCCCGCCGCCTATGCGCTGGTCGACGTCGCGATGAATGCGGGCGGCGGCCTGCATGGCTTCCGGCTGAAGAGCACCTTCAGCCATCCGAACATCTTCGCGTTCTACCTGACGCTGGTCCTGCTGGTGTCGATCTACGCGCTGAAGAGCCCGACGATCGTGCTCACGCCCTTGCGGCGTGTCGCGCTGATGGCCTACGTGCCGTTCCTGCTGGGCCTGCTGCTGCTCACGCAGACGCGCAGCGCGTGGGTCGCGTGTTTCGCGATCTTTGCGCTCTATGCGCTCCTGTTCGAGCGGCGCTATCTGGTGTACCTGCTGCTGGTGCCGGTGCTGGCGCTGCTCGTGCCCGCCGTGCGCGAGCGCGTGCTCGACCTGGGTAGCGGCAATGAAGTGGTGCAGTACGCGAAGCTCAATTCGCTGGCGTGGCGCCTGCAGATCTGGGAATACGGCCTGCGCTGGATCCGCCCCGTGAACGTGCCGCTCGGCTTCGGGCTGGGGGCGTTCAAATACTTCTCGCCGACCTTCTTCCCGTATTCGGGCGGCGTCAATTTCGGCGCCCACAACATCTACGTGCAGATCGTGTTCGAGCTCGGCGTGATCGGGCTGGCGTGCTTCGCATGGCTCTTCGCGCGGGTGTTCGGCACGCTGCGGCGCATGGCCGCGGCGGACCGGCTGGGCGCCTTCGTCGCGATTGCGCTGGTGGTCGAGTACCTGATCATTTCCGCGTCGGACAACGTCCTCGCCTACCTCGCCTTCAACTGGTACGTCTGGTTCGTGCTCGGGGCCGCCTGCGCGGTCGCCTTGTGGCGGACCGCGGAGCAGGGCGGGGCGCACACCCCAGGAGACAAACCATGA
- a CDS encoding GDP-mannose:glycolipid 4-beta-D-mannosyltransferase, which yields MGSRTISAQRRTPITVLQSLRPQTADNPYVKQVVAAVASHADVAFFSWRTALFGRYDVFHVHWPEFLLRAPDRSRPLQYALFLALILRTALSRRPVVRTLHNLEPHEGASAVERFLLRLLDRRTRMWIRLNAVTADRAPQTVTILHGHYRDWFARLEVPASVPGRLLYFGLIRPYKGVETLLDGFRALDPELVPDAQLRIVGHPSTDALRRGIVDACNADPRIGALLTYVDDATLAREIGLAELVVLPFRQMLNSGSLLLALSLDRPVLVPRNEANEALAQEVGPGWVYMYDGELDAGTLAAALWEVRITPRTPTPDFSRREWSDAGQRHYRAYLAAIRGEAIEA from the coding sequence ATGGGATCGAGGACCATCTCCGCCCAGCGGCGGACGCCGATCACGGTGCTGCAGTCGCTGCGCCCGCAGACGGCCGACAATCCCTACGTCAAGCAGGTCGTTGCGGCGGTCGCGTCGCATGCCGACGTCGCCTTCTTTTCATGGCGCACCGCGCTCTTCGGGCGCTATGACGTGTTCCACGTGCATTGGCCGGAATTCCTGCTGCGCGCACCCGATCGCAGCCGGCCGCTGCAGTACGCGCTGTTCCTGGCGCTGATCCTGCGCACCGCGCTGTCGCGGCGCCCGGTCGTGCGCACACTGCACAACCTCGAGCCGCACGAGGGCGCGAGCGCGGTCGAGCGCTTCCTGCTGCGCCTGCTCGACCGGCGCACGCGGATGTGGATCCGCCTCAATGCGGTGACCGCCGACCGCGCGCCCCAGACCGTGACCATCCTGCACGGCCACTACCGCGATTGGTTCGCCCGGCTGGAGGTGCCCGCGTCGGTGCCGGGTCGGCTGCTGTATTTCGGCCTGATCCGACCATACAAGGGGGTCGAGACGCTGCTCGACGGCTTCCGCGCGCTCGACCCCGAATTGGTGCCCGACGCCCAACTGCGCATCGTCGGCCATCCCTCGACGGACGCGCTGCGGCGCGGGATCGTCGACGCCTGCAACGCCGATCCCCGCATCGGCGCGCTGCTCACGTACGTCGACGACGCCACACTCGCGCGCGAGATCGGGCTGGCCGAGCTGGTCGTGCTGCCGTTCCGCCAGATGCTCAACTCCGGCTCGCTGCTGCTCGCGCTGTCGCTCGACCGCCCGGTGCTCGTGCCGCGCAACGAGGCCAACGAGGCACTCGCGCAGGAGGTCGGGCCGGGCTGGGTGTACATGTACGACGGCGAACTCGACGCCGGAACCCTGGCCGCCGCGCTGTGGGAAGTAAGGATCACGCCGCGCACGCCGACACCGGATTTCTCGCGCCGCGAGTGGTCGGATGCCGGCCAGCGCCACTACCGCGCCTATCTCGCCGCGATCCGCGGCGAAGCGATCGAGGCCTGA
- a CDS encoding MBOAT family protein, which produces MSFQSLHFLLFVGVVFALNRHFLDRIETRKNILLVASYYFYMCWDWRYAGLLLVISAVNFVAGRSIEASRTERGKRRWLAFSLMASLGVLACFKYANFFIDGAERLIAALGFAPDGPLLQVLLPVGISFFTFQSLSYTLDIFRGRERATDSFRDFALFVAFFPTVLSGPITRAREFLPQLEQPLPDSRERVEEGLVLIVRGFVKKIAFADVLALHLVNPAFAAPADYSPLFLLVAVYGFTFQLYMDLSGYTDIARGVAKLLGFELPQNFDRPYRALSVSNFWQRWHISMSGFFRDYLYFGIGGSKRGNVYLNLYVTFIAIGCWHGAGWNFVVYGLIHGSCVCFERWRRGRREARGLPATPQGPVARLCAILLTLQIVALSRILFRAPDLDSAAAYVAAMLRPVSDFAPFTAVGVATLVVAVLLHYLPRHLFAQTARAYLRAPVVVQGGVLAGLVLALLAVSPGAASFIYFQF; this is translated from the coding sequence ATGTCATTCCAGTCCCTGCATTTCCTGTTGTTCGTCGGTGTCGTGTTCGCGCTGAACAGGCACTTTCTCGACCGTATCGAGACACGCAAGAACATTCTGCTCGTTGCGAGCTACTACTTCTACATGTGCTGGGACTGGCGCTATGCAGGGCTGCTGCTCGTCATCAGCGCGGTGAATTTCGTCGCCGGCCGCAGCATCGAGGCGAGCCGCACCGAGCGCGGCAAGAGGCGCTGGCTGGCGTTCTCGCTGATGGCGTCGCTGGGCGTGCTGGCCTGCTTCAAGTACGCCAATTTCTTCATCGACGGTGCGGAGCGGCTGATCGCGGCGCTCGGCTTCGCGCCCGACGGGCCGCTGCTGCAGGTACTGCTGCCGGTGGGGATCTCGTTCTTCACCTTCCAGAGCCTGTCCTACACGCTCGACATCTTCCGCGGCCGCGAGCGCGCGACCGACAGCTTCCGTGACTTCGCGCTCTTCGTCGCCTTCTTTCCGACGGTGCTGTCGGGGCCGATCACCCGTGCGCGCGAGTTCCTGCCGCAACTCGAGCAGCCGTTGCCCGACAGCCGCGAGCGCGTGGAGGAGGGCCTCGTGCTCATCGTGCGCGGCTTCGTCAAGAAGATCGCCTTCGCCGATGTGCTGGCCTTGCACCTCGTGAATCCGGCGTTTGCGGCCCCCGCCGACTACTCGCCGCTCTTCCTGCTCGTCGCCGTGTATGGCTTCACTTTCCAGCTCTACATGGACCTGTCCGGGTACACCGACATCGCGCGCGGCGTCGCCAAGCTCCTCGGTTTCGAGCTGCCGCAGAACTTCGATCGCCCCTACCGGGCGCTCAGCGTGTCCAACTTCTGGCAGCGCTGGCACATCTCGATGTCGGGCTTCTTCCGCGACTATCTCTACTTCGGCATCGGCGGATCGAAGCGCGGCAACGTCTACCTCAACCTGTACGTCACCTTCATCGCGATCGGGTGCTGGCACGGCGCAGGCTGGAACTTCGTGGTCTATGGTCTGATTCACGGCAGTTGCGTGTGCTTCGAGCGCTGGCGTCGCGGCCGGCGCGAGGCACGCGGCCTGCCGGCGACGCCGCAGGGGCCGGTCGCGCGCCTGTGCGCGATCCTGCTGACGCTGCAGATCGTCGCGCTGTCGCGGATCCTGTTCCGTGCACCCGATCTCGACAGCGCCGCCGCCTACGTCGCCGCGATGTTGCGGCCGGTGTCGGACTTCGCGCCGTTCACCGCCGTCGGGGTCGCCACGCTCGTCGTTGCGGTGCTGCTCCACTACCTGCCGCGACACCTCTTTGCACAGACCGCCCGTGCCTACCTGCGCGCGCCGGTGGTGGTGCAGGGCGGTGTGCTCGCCGGCCTGGTGCTGGCCTTGCTGGCCGTTTCGCCGGGCGCGGCGAGTTTCATCTACTTCCAGTTCTGA
- a CDS encoding lipopolysaccharide biosynthesis protein — protein sequence MSGENVSVATVPVAGPLGRMAARGAVVMMGGQACKILLQFGGIVVLARLLSPADYGLLAMVTAIVGIGEVLRDFGLSSAAVQARSVSPQQRSNLFWINGAIGLLLALVVFAAAPAIASFYAQPLLQPIAEALALSFLLNGLATQYRAQLNRDMRFGRLAAAEVGGQALGLAAGVTLALRGHGHWALVAQQLGQAAATLLLLVATTGWRPGLPRRGAGMGAFLRYGGNLMSTQLVAYASRNIDALIIGQRFGADLLGLYNRAYQLLMLPLNQINAPATTIALPVLSRLAEDRERYARFLLHGQSVMLHLVVAVFAFACAQAEPLIVLVLGSHWAPAVPIFQILAVGGVFQAAAYASYWVFLSKGLAGSNLRFTLSSRLLLIAGIVVGAQWGTQGVATAYAAGILLIWLGGLAWLRDSGAPVGAMFRNGLRVMLAYGLCGLASALASLELAGSLPGRLAVGAAAMVAAFPLLMVLWPAFRVSVVDIVRSRTLLRAP from the coding sequence ATGAGCGGCGAAAACGTCTCGGTCGCGACCGTCCCCGTCGCCGGGCCGCTCGGCCGGATGGCCGCGCGCGGCGCCGTGGTCATGATGGGCGGGCAGGCGTGCAAGATCCTGCTCCAGTTCGGCGGCATCGTCGTGCTCGCCCGTCTGCTCTCGCCGGCCGACTACGGCCTGCTCGCGATGGTCACCGCAATCGTCGGCATCGGCGAAGTGCTGCGCGACTTCGGCCTGTCGTCGGCGGCGGTGCAGGCGCGTAGCGTGTCGCCGCAGCAGCGCAGCAATCTTTTCTGGATCAACGGCGCGATCGGGCTGCTGCTCGCGCTCGTCGTGTTCGCCGCCGCCCCGGCGATCGCAAGCTTCTACGCGCAACCGCTGCTGCAGCCGATTGCCGAGGCGCTCGCCCTGAGCTTCCTGCTCAACGGCCTCGCGACCCAGTACCGCGCCCAGCTCAACCGCGACATGCGCTTCGGCCGGCTCGCAGCCGCCGAGGTCGGCGGTCAGGCCCTCGGCCTCGCCGCCGGCGTCACGCTCGCGCTGCGCGGCCACGGGCACTGGGCACTGGTCGCCCAGCAGCTCGGCCAGGCGGCGGCGACATTGCTGCTGCTCGTTGCGACCACCGGTTGGCGGCCCGGCTTGCCGCGTCGCGGCGCCGGCATGGGGGCCTTCCTGCGCTATGGCGGCAATCTGATGAGCACCCAGCTCGTGGCTTATGCAAGCCGCAACATCGACGCGCTGATCATCGGCCAGCGTTTCGGCGCCGACCTGCTGGGGCTCTACAACCGGGCCTATCAGCTGCTGATGCTGCCGCTGAACCAGATCAACGCGCCGGCGACGACGATCGCGCTGCCGGTCCTGTCGCGGCTCGCCGAGGACCGCGAACGCTACGCCCGCTTCCTGCTGCACGGCCAGTCGGTGATGCTGCACCTCGTCGTCGCGGTGTTCGCCTTCGCCTGCGCCCAGGCCGAGCCGCTGATCGTGCTGGTGCTGGGATCCCACTGGGCGCCGGCGGTGCCGATCTTCCAGATCCTGGCCGTCGGCGGGGTGTTTCAGGCCGCGGCCTACGCGAGCTACTGGGTGTTCCTGTCGAAGGGACTCGCCGGCTCGAACCTGCGCTTCACGCTGTCGTCGCGGCTGCTGTTGATCGCCGGCATCGTTGTCGGTGCGCAATGGGGAACGCAGGGCGTCGCCACGGCCTACGCGGCGGGCATCCTGCTCATCTGGCTCGGCGGCCTCGCATGGCTGCGCGATTCCGGTGCGCCCGTGGGCGCAATGTTCCGCAACGGCTTGCGCGTGATGCTCGCGTACGGGCTGTGCGGCCTCGCGTCGGCGCTCGCCTCGCTCGAACTCGCGGGATCGCTCCCGGGACGGCTGGCGGTCGGCGCTGCGGCGATGGTCGCTGCCTTCCCGTTGCTGATGGTGCTGTGGCCGGCGTTCCGCGTCAGCGTCGTCGACATCGTCCGCAGCCGCACGCTGCTGCGTGCCCCCTGA
- a CDS encoding glycosyltransferase, whose amino-acid sequence MKIAYLINQYPKVSHSFIRREILALERQGFDVLRVAVRGWDAELVDPEDRSEQARTTYLLQDGVGALAKAVLRVAAQAPRRFAAALRLALQMGRRADRPWPYHLIYLAEACRALPALHAFGVRHVHAHFGTNPAEVAMLINALAGLPYSFTVHGPDEFDKPGFLGTAEKIRRSAFVVAISSFGRSQLYRWAGHRDWGRVKVVHCGLEPAFHAVPPVPTPVAPRLVCVGRLCEQKGQLLLVEALAQLAARGIDFEMVLAGDGELRSEIESLIVRHQLDGKVRITGWISSEQVRDEILSARALVLPSFAEGLPVVIMEALALRRPVATTYVAGIPELVQPQENGWLFAAGSVDTLVAVLETVLATPAEELDRMGAAGRRRVLERHDVDTEAAKLARHFEEAVAWTS is encoded by the coding sequence TTGAAGATCGCCTACCTGATCAACCAATATCCGAAGGTGAGCCACAGCTTCATCCGCCGCGAGATCCTCGCGCTCGAGCGGCAGGGCTTCGATGTGCTGCGCGTCGCGGTGCGGGGCTGGGACGCCGAGCTCGTCGATCCCGAGGACCGCAGCGAGCAGGCGCGCACGACCTATCTGCTCCAGGACGGCGTCGGCGCGCTCGCGAAGGCGGTCCTGCGGGTCGCCGCACAGGCGCCGCGACGCTTCGCCGCAGCCTTGCGGCTCGCGCTGCAGATGGGGCGGAGGGCCGACCGGCCCTGGCCCTACCACCTGATCTACCTCGCCGAGGCCTGCCGCGCGCTGCCAGCGCTGCACGCTTTCGGCGTGCGTCACGTGCACGCGCATTTCGGCACCAATCCGGCCGAGGTCGCGATGCTGATCAACGCGCTGGCCGGCTTGCCGTACAGCTTTACGGTGCATGGGCCGGACGAGTTCGACAAGCCGGGCTTTCTCGGCACTGCCGAAAAAATCCGCCGCTCGGCCTTCGTCGTCGCGATCAGTTCCTTCGGCCGCAGCCAGCTCTACCGTTGGGCCGGACATCGCGACTGGGGGCGGGTCAAGGTCGTGCACTGCGGCCTCGAACCGGCCTTCCACGCGGTGCCGCCGGTGCCGACACCGGTCGCGCCGCGACTGGTGTGTGTCGGCCGGCTGTGCGAGCAGAAGGGCCAGCTGCTGCTGGTCGAGGCATTGGCGCAACTGGCGGCGAGGGGCATCGACTTCGAGATGGTGCTCGCGGGCGACGGCGAGCTGCGCAGCGAGATCGAAAGCCTGATCGTGCGGCACCAGCTGGACGGAAAGGTGCGGATCACCGGCTGGATCAGCAGCGAACAGGTGCGGGACGAGATCCTCTCCGCGCGCGCGCTGGTGCTACCGAGCTTCGCCGAAGGACTGCCGGTGGTGATCATGGAAGCGCTGGCGCTGCGGCGGCCGGTCGCGACGACCTACGTCGCGGGCATTCCCGAGCTCGTGCAGCCGCAGGAAAACGGCTGGCTGTTCGCGGCCGGCTCGGTCGACACCCTCGTCGCAGTGCTCGAAACGGTGCTCGCGACGCCGGCCGAGGAGCTCGATCGCATGGGCGCGGCCGGGCGGCGACGCGTGCTCGAACGCCATGACGTCGATACCGAGGCGGCGAAGCTGGCCCGCCATTTTGAGGAGGCCGTCGCATGGACGTCCTGA
- a CDS encoding glycosyltransferase family 2 protein, producing MDVLTLLLAAVSVLLLVPVALLLLQVLVALPPQWPRPSPAGRRPRLAVLVPAHDEALGIAATVRGILAQLADGDRVVVVADNCSDDTAVLAREAGAEAIVRHDPSRRGKGYALDFGVRHLESAPPEVVVVVDADCRLGRDALDRLARSCGLAQRPVQALYLTHAPAGAGLKTRIAEFAWAVKNRLRPLGYARLGLPCQLMGTGMAFPWPTLRAADLASGHIVEDLKLGLDLTRAGRPPLFCPEAQVSSVFPSSAEGVKSQRTRWEHGHLGMIVGEGPRLLGRALARRDLRLAALVLDLFVPPLALLTLMVFASWAVGGVLFAVVGKALPFVLASLAGVLLGTAVLLGWLACGRDVVSFADLVRAPLYALSKIPLYLRFVGRRQVDWVRSRRDAS from the coding sequence ATGGACGTCCTGACGCTGCTTCTCGCTGCCGTGTCGGTGCTGCTGCTCGTGCCGGTTGCGCTGTTACTGCTGCAGGTCCTGGTCGCGCTGCCGCCGCAGTGGCCGAGACCGTCCCCGGCAGGTCGCCGTCCCCGTCTGGCGGTGCTGGTGCCGGCGCATGACGAGGCACTCGGCATCGCCGCGACGGTGCGCGGCATCCTTGCCCAGCTCGCCGACGGCGACCGTGTCGTCGTGGTCGCAGACAACTGCAGCGACGACACCGCGGTGCTGGCCCGCGAGGCGGGCGCCGAGGCGATCGTGCGTCACGACCCGAGCCGCCGCGGCAAGGGCTATGCGCTGGACTTCGGGGTGCGGCACCTAGAGTCCGCCCCGCCCGAGGTCGTCGTGGTCGTCGATGCCGATTGCCGTCTCGGTCGCGACGCGCTCGATCGCCTGGCGCGAAGCTGCGGTCTCGCGCAGCGACCGGTCCAGGCTTTGTACCTGACGCATGCGCCCGCCGGCGCCGGCCTGAAAACCCGCATCGCAGAATTCGCCTGGGCCGTGAAGAACCGCCTGCGTCCGCTCGGTTATGCGCGTCTGGGCCTGCCTTGCCAGCTGATGGGCACCGGCATGGCCTTCCCGTGGCCGACGCTGCGCGCGGCCGACCTCGCAAGCGGCCACATCGTCGAGGATCTCAAGCTGGGCCTCGACCTGACACGCGCCGGGCGGCCGCCGCTGTTCTGCCCCGAGGCGCAGGTGAGCAGCGTGTTCCCTTCCTCGGCCGAGGGCGTGAAGTCGCAGCGCACGCGCTGGGAGCACGGCCACCTCGGCATGATCGTCGGCGAGGGGCCGCGCTTGCTGGGCCGGGCGCTCGCCCGGCGCGACCTGCGTCTTGCGGCGTTGGTGCTGGACCTGTTCGTGCCGCCGCTGGCGCTGCTGACGCTGATGGTCTTCGCATCGTGGGCGGTGGGCGGCGTGCTGTTCGCGGTCGTCGGGAAGGCACTGCCCTTTGTACTCGCTTCGCTCGCCGGCGTGCTGCTCGGCACCGCGGTGCTGCTCGGCTGGCTCGCCTGCGGCCGTGACGTTGTTTCCTTTGCCGATCTTGTCCGCGCGCCGCTGTACGCGCTGTCGAAAATTCCGCTTTACCTGCGCTTCGTCGGCCGTCGACAGGTCGACTGGGTGCGCTCACGCCGGGATGCTTCATGA
- a CDS encoding serine O-acetyltransferase, protein MNRDADWAADLRRYGVRRPFLKEQSVWAVAVHRFGRRVDARPDGVAKRVLTGCYWLAFRLVETAVGISLPKAASIGGGLRIWHFGGVFVHPEAVIGRNCTLRQGVTIGNRREGGPAPVIGDDVEFGAYAQVLGGVRIGNGCRIGALSVVLCDVPDGATAVGAPARIVAAAGRPARQSRKEAIEIMQDTGLVAEGGR, encoded by the coding sequence ATGAATCGTGATGCCGATTGGGCCGCGGACCTGCGCCGGTATGGCGTGCGCCGGCCTTTCCTGAAGGAGCAGTCGGTGTGGGCCGTCGCGGTGCATCGCTTCGGCCGCCGCGTCGACGCCCGGCCCGACGGAGTGGCGAAGCGCGTGCTCACGGGCTGCTACTGGCTCGCATTCCGGCTCGTCGAGACGGCGGTCGGCATCAGCCTGCCGAAGGCGGCGTCGATCGGCGGCGGCCTGCGGATCTGGCACTTCGGCGGCGTGTTCGTGCACCCGGAGGCCGTGATCGGGCGCAACTGCACGCTACGCCAGGGGGTGACGATCGGCAATCGTCGCGAGGGCGGCCCCGCGCCGGTGATCGGCGACGACGTCGAGTTCGGCGCCTACGCGCAGGTGCTGGGCGGCGTGCGCATCGGCAACGGCTGTCGCATCGGCGCGCTGTCGGTGGTGCTGTGCGACGTGCCCGACGGCGCGACCGCGGTCGGGGCGCCGGCGCGCATCGTCGCGGCAGCGGGGCGACCGGCGCGGCAATCGCGCAAGGAAGCAATCGAAATCATGCAGGACACGGGCCTCGTCGCGGAGGGCGGACGTTGA
- a CDS encoding WecB/TagA/CpsF family glycosyltransferase, translating to MNSPSLYQARWTQVLRHLYTVDSEAEAAQLVDALASAGQSRMVAFVNAHAMNSVVGDFDFFKALCDADVLLRDGSGMAMLYRMLGGEAGLNMNGTDFIPRLLAAYRGRRVALWGTAEPYLSAAAARCEAEYGVEVVSRENGFHPAAHYCDQMRALRPELIVLGMGMPKQEVVAGLLRATASGAPLIVCGGAILDFLGGKVERAPRWVRRLGVEWAYRLLREPKRLFHRYVIGNPLFLLRAWRCRTAGAR from the coding sequence ATGAATTCGCCAAGCCTTTATCAAGCGCGCTGGACCCAGGTCCTGCGCCACCTCTACACCGTCGACTCCGAGGCCGAAGCGGCTCAACTCGTCGACGCGCTGGCGTCGGCCGGGCAGTCGCGCATGGTCGCATTCGTCAATGCCCACGCGATGAACTCGGTGGTCGGCGACTTCGATTTCTTCAAGGCCCTGTGCGATGCGGACGTGCTGCTGCGCGACGGTTCGGGCATGGCGATGCTGTACCGCATGCTCGGCGGCGAGGCGGGGCTCAACATGAACGGCACCGATTTCATTCCGCGGCTGCTCGCCGCGTATCGAGGCCGTCGCGTTGCGTTGTGGGGAACCGCCGAGCCTTATCTCAGCGCGGCCGCGGCGCGCTGTGAAGCCGAGTATGGTGTCGAGGTCGTGTCGCGCGAGAACGGCTTTCACCCCGCCGCCCATTACTGCGACCAGATGCGCGCGCTGCGCCCGGAACTGATCGTGCTGGGCATGGGCATGCCCAAGCAGGAAGTGGTCGCGGGGCTGCTGCGCGCCACCGCATCGGGCGCCCCGCTGATCGTCTGCGGTGGCGCGATCCTCGATTTTCTCGGCGGCAAGGTGGAGCGCGCGCCGCGGTGGGTACGGCGCCTCGGCGTCGAGTGGGCGTACCGCCTGCTGCGGGAGCCGAAGCGCCTGTTTCATCGTTACGTGATCGGCAATCCGCTGTTCCTGCTGCGGGCATGGCGATGTCGTACGGCCGGGGCGCGATGA